A window of Prolixibacter sp. SD074 contains these coding sequences:
- a CDS encoding cation diffusion facilitator family transporter — MAHTHGHSHAAGKNYGKSFALGIGLNVTFIAVEIVYGLIANSSALLADAGHNASDVLGLVFAWTAMWLASMKPRGKYTYGLRKTTILVSILNALLLFGAVAVIAWDAIGKFKNPEPVAGSQVMIVAAIGVVINTLTALLFMKGQKDDLNIKGAFLHMAADAGVSLGVVLAGLLINLTGKQWIDPVTSFLIIAVIVWGTWRLFTDSIDLALDAAPKHIELDKVRNFLLSQNGVENIHDLHVWAMSTTQIALTAHLIMPEGFSDEFIAELQEKLVHEFGIGHTTFQIENKQIEKYCDTDC; from the coding sequence ATGGCACATACACACGGACATTCACATGCGGCTGGCAAAAATTACGGAAAATCTTTTGCCCTGGGCATTGGTTTAAATGTAACTTTTATTGCCGTTGAAATAGTTTATGGTTTAATCGCCAACTCATCCGCATTGCTCGCTGACGCAGGGCATAATGCCAGTGATGTGCTCGGCCTTGTTTTTGCATGGACGGCCATGTGGCTTGCATCCATGAAACCACGAGGCAAATACACCTACGGGCTTCGAAAAACAACCATCCTTGTTTCTATTTTGAATGCCCTTCTGCTGTTTGGTGCAGTGGCTGTAATCGCCTGGGACGCTATTGGTAAATTCAAAAATCCCGAACCAGTGGCAGGCAGTCAGGTAATGATTGTTGCCGCCATTGGTGTAGTTATCAACACCCTAACTGCCTTGCTTTTTATGAAAGGCCAGAAAGACGACCTGAACATTAAAGGAGCATTCCTGCACATGGCAGCCGATGCCGGGGTATCGCTGGGCGTTGTTTTGGCAGGTTTGTTAATCAACCTTACCGGCAAACAATGGATTGACCCGGTTACAAGTTTCCTTATAATTGCTGTAATCGTTTGGGGAACCTGGCGCTTATTTACCGATTCCATTGATTTAGCGCTGGATGCCGCTCCCAAGCATATTGAACTCGACAAAGTACGCAACTTTCTTTTATCCCAAAATGGGGTTGAAAATATACACGATTTACACGTTTGGGCAATGAGCACCACCCAAATAGCTTTAACAGCCCACCTGATAATGCCTGAAGGGTTTAGCGATGAATTTATTGCTGAATTACAGGAGAAACTTGTACACGAATTCGGGATAGGCCACACAACCTTTCAAATTGAAAACAAACAGATAGAAAAATATTGTGATACTGATTGTTAA
- a CDS encoding cation transporter, whose translation MFKSVFTVSKMDCPSEESLIRMKLEGLSVIKNLVFDIENRKLTVFHSEENPEIEQRLKELNLGTEHKETITVQQDEFIDNTSVQSKLLWTVLIINFAFFILEITTGLISKSMGLVADSLDMLADALVYGLSLWAVGSTVIRKKKVAKLSGYFQLALALLGLLEVIRRFISFEEVPDFQTMIIVSVLALIANSVCLYLLQKSKSREAHMKATMIFTSNDIIINTGVIAAGVLVLLTQSKYPDLIIGTIVFLVVVRGAIRILKLGK comes from the coding sequence ATGTTCAAATCTGTATTTACCGTAAGTAAAATGGATTGCCCCTCCGAAGAATCCCTTATCAGGATGAAACTGGAAGGGCTTTCTGTCATTAAAAATCTGGTGTTCGATATTGAAAACCGAAAACTCACTGTCTTTCATTCCGAAGAAAATCCTGAAATTGAACAACGGCTGAAAGAACTCAATTTGGGTACGGAACACAAAGAAACTATAACTGTCCAACAGGATGAATTTATTGACAATACATCGGTACAATCGAAACTTCTTTGGACGGTACTGATTATCAATTTTGCTTTTTTTATCCTTGAAATCACAACAGGTCTCATATCAAAATCCATGGGCCTGGTTGCCGATTCACTGGATATGCTGGCAGACGCGTTGGTTTATGGACTTAGCCTTTGGGCAGTCGGTTCAACGGTAATCCGCAAGAAAAAAGTAGCAAAACTAAGCGGCTATTTTCAACTGGCATTAGCCCTTCTGGGCCTTTTGGAGGTGATACGCAGGTTTATCAGTTTTGAAGAAGTGCCGGATTTTCAAACCATGATTATCGTTTCGGTATTGGCATTGATTGCCAATTCTGTTTGCCTTTATCTTCTGCAAAAGTCAAAGAGCCGGGAAGCACACATGAAAGCCACCATGATTTTCACATCAAACGATATTATTATCAATACAGGTGTTATTGCGGCAGGTGTTTTGGTGTTGTTGACGCAATCAAAATATCCCGACCTGATTATTGGAACCATTGTTTTTTTGGTTGTGGTGAGAGGTGCAATAAGGATTTTGAAATTAGGGAAATAG